One window of Trinickia caryophylli genomic DNA carries:
- a CDS encoding sulfate adenylyltransferase subunit 1 — MSTHEPADLGVLRFITAGSVDDGKSTLIGRLLYDSKAVLSDQLSALSRAKNKRTVGEQIDLSLLTDGLEAEREQGITIDVAYRYFATAKRKFIIADTPGHEQYTRNMVTGASTAHAAIILIDATRVTYDAAGEAVLLPQTKRHSAIVKLLALQHVIVAINKMDLVEYSEARFNEIRDAYVRLAQQLGLSEVRFVPVSALKGDNIVTASERMPWYAGEPLLDVLEQLPVGTRAGEALRFPVQWVARQDGASADDFRGYMGRVEAGEVRVGDTVAVLPAGRTATVAEIVAPVVGGTAAVASAFAGQTVTIRLEEDVDVSRGDMFVRAEQAPQPAKKLEADLCWFDEEPLSTQRKYLLKQTTTTVFARVGAVKEVLDVHTLAHTSERHELGMNDIGRVALTLQKPLVCDAYDDEPGTGAFVLIDEATHHTVAAGMIRCHDA; from the coding sequence ATGAGCACACATGAACCGGCGGACCTCGGGGTGCTGCGATTCATCACGGCGGGCAGCGTGGACGATGGCAAGAGCACGCTGATCGGGCGGCTGCTATACGACAGCAAGGCGGTGCTGTCGGACCAGCTTTCGGCGCTCTCGCGCGCGAAGAACAAGCGCACGGTGGGCGAGCAGATCGATTTGTCGCTGCTGACCGATGGGCTGGAGGCCGAGCGCGAGCAGGGCATCACGATCGATGTGGCGTATCGGTACTTTGCGACGGCCAAGCGCAAGTTCATCATCGCGGACACGCCAGGGCACGAGCAGTACACGCGCAACATGGTGACGGGGGCGTCGACGGCGCACGCGGCGATCATCCTGATCGACGCGACGCGGGTGACGTACGACGCGGCGGGCGAGGCGGTGCTGCTGCCGCAGACGAAGCGGCACAGCGCGATCGTGAAGCTGCTGGCGCTGCAGCACGTGATCGTGGCGATCAACAAGATGGACCTGGTGGAGTACAGCGAGGCGCGCTTCAACGAGATCCGCGACGCGTACGTGCGGCTGGCGCAGCAGCTGGGGCTCTCGGAGGTGCGTTTCGTGCCGGTGTCGGCGCTCAAGGGCGACAACATCGTGACGGCGAGCGAGCGCATGCCGTGGTACGCGGGCGAGCCGCTGCTGGACGTGCTGGAGCAGTTGCCGGTGGGCACGCGCGCGGGCGAGGCGCTGCGCTTTCCGGTGCAGTGGGTGGCGCGCCAGGACGGGGCGAGCGCGGACGACTTCCGCGGCTACATGGGGCGCGTGGAGGCGGGCGAGGTGCGCGTGGGCGACACGGTGGCGGTGCTGCCGGCGGGGCGCACGGCGACGGTGGCGGAGATCGTGGCGCCGGTGGTGGGCGGCACGGCGGCGGTGGCGAGCGCGTTCGCGGGCCAGACGGTGACGATCCGGCTGGAGGAGGACGTGGACGTATCGCGCGGGGACATGTTCGTGCGGGCCGAGCAGGCGCCGCAGCCGGCGAAGAAGCTGGAGGCGGACCTGTGCTGGTTCGACGAGGAGCCGCTGTCGACGCAGCGCAAGTACCTGCTCAAGCAGACGACGACGACGGTGTTCGCGCGGGTGGGCGCGGTGAAGGAGGTGCTGGACGTGCACACGCTGGCGCATACGAGCGAGCGGCACGAGCTGGGGATGAACGACATCGGGCGGGTGGCGCTGACGCTGCAAAAGCCGCTCGTGTGCGATGCATACGACGACGAACCGGGCACGGGCGCGTTCGTGCTCATCGACGAAGCCACGCATCATACGGTCGCAGCCGGCATGATACGTTGCCACGACGCCTGA
- the cysD gene encoding sulfate adenylyltransferase subunit CysD: MSTPVIATRLGEVPARMDHLDWLEAESIYILRELVAECSKPALLFSGGKDSVVVLHLALKAFGLGAARKTSLPFPLVHIDTGHNYPEVIDFRDRRAAQIGAQLVVGHVEDSIRRGTVRLRRETDSRNAAQAVTLLETIAEHGYTAMIGGARRDEEKARAKERIFSFRDEFGQWDPKAQRPELWSLYNARLHAGEHLRVFPISNWTELDVWQYIAREGLELPPIYYAHEREIVRRNGLLVPVTPLTPLREGETSERALVRFRTVGDISCTCPVSSDADDVEKIIAETAVTDITERGATRMDDQTSEAAMEQRKKQGYF; this comes from the coding sequence ATGAGTACCCCTGTTATCGCCACGCGGCTCGGCGAGGTGCCCGCCCGCATGGACCACCTCGACTGGCTGGAAGCGGAATCGATCTACATTCTGCGCGAGCTCGTTGCCGAGTGCAGCAAGCCGGCGCTGCTGTTTTCGGGCGGCAAGGACTCGGTGGTGGTGCTGCACCTGGCGCTGAAGGCGTTCGGTCTGGGCGCGGCGCGCAAGACGTCGCTGCCGTTTCCGCTGGTGCACATCGACACGGGGCACAACTACCCGGAGGTGATCGATTTTCGCGACCGACGCGCGGCGCAGATCGGCGCGCAGCTGGTGGTGGGGCACGTGGAAGATTCGATCAGGCGCGGCACGGTGCGGCTGAGGCGCGAGACGGATTCGCGCAACGCGGCGCAGGCGGTGACGCTGCTGGAGACGATCGCGGAGCACGGCTACACGGCGATGATCGGCGGGGCGCGGCGCGACGAGGAAAAGGCGCGCGCGAAGGAGCGCATATTCTCGTTTCGCGACGAATTCGGGCAGTGGGATCCGAAGGCGCAGCGCCCGGAGCTGTGGAGCCTCTATAACGCGCGGCTGCACGCGGGCGAGCACCTGCGGGTGTTTCCGATCTCGAACTGGACGGAGCTGGACGTGTGGCAATACATCGCGCGCGAAGGGCTGGAGCTGCCGCCGATCTACTACGCGCACGAGCGCGAGATCGTGCGTCGCAACGGGCTGCTGGTGCCGGTGACGCCGCTCACGCCGCTGCGCGAGGGCGAGACGAGCGAGCGCGCGCTGGTGCGCTTTCGCACGGTGGGTGACATCAGCTGCACGTGCCCAGTGTCGAGCGACGCGGACGACGTGGAGAAGATCATCGCGGAGACGGCGGTGACGGACATCACGGAGCGCGGGGCGACGCGCATGGACGATCAGACCTCGGAAGCGGCGATGGAGCAGCGCAAGAAGCAGGGCTACTTCTGA
- the atpG gene encoding ATP synthase F1 subunit gamma, with the protein MHIREIRAKMESVESTRKITRAMEMLSRTKVAAARRRASRFRPYAEHMRTLALRMRDANPEYVSPFLRKQSSTRRIGLIVVSTDRGLCGPLNSHLLLRCAEAIGSWQAAGIEAQLSVVGARGVTPLLRYGAHIASRCAAPSDELHFESFFGAVSVPLDEFVAGKLDEVHIAYNRLESAISYQARIDKILPIDALLNDGESAVEPVADYLYEPDPKSVVQTLLLRYVEAFVYQAVAENNACEQCARTLAMRAATDNAEHSLRDLKRLYQKTRQAKITTELCEIVSGAAAV; encoded by the coding sequence ATGCATATTCGAGAAATACGCGCGAAGATGGAAAGTGTCGAGTCGACGCGCAAGATCACGCGCGCGATGGAAATGCTCTCGCGCACGAAGGTCGCGGCGGCACGGCGCCGCGCGAGCCGGTTCAGGCCCTACGCCGAGCACATGCGCACGCTCGCGCTGCGCATGCGCGATGCGAATCCCGAGTACGTCTCCCCATTTTTGCGCAAGCAATCGTCGACGCGCCGCATCGGCCTCATTGTCGTGAGCACCGATCGCGGGCTCTGCGGCCCGCTCAATAGCCACCTGCTGCTGCGATGTGCCGAAGCGATCGGTTCATGGCAAGCCGCGGGCATCGAGGCACAACTGAGCGTAGTGGGCGCACGCGGCGTCACGCCGCTTCTGCGATATGGCGCACATATCGCATCGCGCTGCGCGGCGCCATCCGACGAGCTGCATTTCGAATCCTTTTTCGGCGCCGTTTCCGTGCCGCTCGACGAATTCGTCGCCGGCAAACTCGACGAAGTTCATATCGCTTATAACCGGCTCGAAAGCGCAATCTCGTATCAGGCGCGAATCGACAAGATCCTTCCGATCGATGCGTTGCTCAACGACGGCGAAAGCGCCGTCGAGCCCGTGGCCGACTACCTCTACGAGCCCGATCCCAAATCGGTCGTGCAAACGCTGCTGCTGCGCTACGTCGAAGCGTTCGTCTATCAGGCCGTTGCCGAAAACAACGCGTGCGAGCAGTGCGCGCGCACGTTGGCCATGCGTGCCGCGACGGACAACGCCGAGCATTCGCTGCGCGATCTCAAGCGCCTCTATCAGAAAACGCGTCAGGCGAAGATCACCACCGAGCTGTGCGAGATCGTCTCCGGCGCGGCGGCCGTCTGA
- the atpC gene encoding ATP synthase F1 subunit epsilon, whose amino-acid sequence MAHPFHLDIISVEDELFSGEASLVVLPGEAGELGICAHHASLLTRIKPGMITIHSAGGEEQLRLFVAGGVVEVSGNRVTVLADHAVRTPELDAAKAEDARREARTLRTRLGDTGKQPGFDFAAAKSELVDELRRFFMLALHRTTK is encoded by the coding sequence ATGGCCCATCCATTCCATCTCGACATCATCAGCGTGGAAGACGAACTCTTCAGCGGCGAAGCGTCGCTCGTCGTGCTGCCGGGCGAAGCCGGCGAGCTCGGCATCTGCGCACACCATGCGTCGCTGCTCACGCGCATCAAGCCGGGGATGATCACGATTCACTCCGCGGGCGGCGAGGAACAACTGCGGCTTTTCGTTGCTGGCGGCGTCGTGGAAGTGTCGGGCAACCGCGTCACGGTGCTGGCGGACCACGCCGTGCGTACACCGGAGCTGGACGCAGCCAAGGCCGAAGATGCGCGGCGCGAAGCGCGAACACTGCGCACACGGCTCGGCGATACCGGCAAACAGCCGGGCTTCGATTTCGCCGCGGCCAAATCCGAACTGGTCGACGAACTGAGGCGCTTTTTCATGCTTGCATTACATAGGACGACGAAATGA
- the cysC gene encoding adenylyl-sulfate kinase, with translation MSCNALDSSRADEPVAARARGETRPANVHWHATSVSNEARATLFRYAPLTFWLTGLSGAGKSTIAYELEQRLIGERQPCAVLDGDNLRHGLNRDLGFSERDRRENMRRAAEAARLMNDAGLIVVASLVSPFREDRAAVKDIIGEARFVEVYVNTPLTVCESRDPKGLYLKARRGDIEGFTGVSSPYEPPLAPALTVDTASMPRGGAAAHLYAYLTERSQGRDHDGGR, from the coding sequence ATGAGCTGCAATGCGCTCGATTCCTCACGGGCCGACGAGCCCGTCGCCGCGCGCGCGCGCGGCGAGACGCGTCCAGCCAATGTTCACTGGCATGCGACGAGCGTGTCGAACGAGGCGCGTGCGACGCTCTTCCGCTATGCGCCGCTGACTTTTTGGCTGACCGGTCTGAGCGGCGCGGGTAAATCGACGATTGCCTACGAACTCGAGCAGCGGCTCATCGGCGAGCGGCAGCCCTGCGCGGTGCTCGATGGCGACAATCTGCGCCATGGCTTGAACCGCGATCTCGGATTTTCCGAGCGCGATCGCCGCGAAAACATGCGCCGCGCGGCGGAAGCGGCACGGCTCATGAACGACGCGGGGCTTATTGTCGTCGCCTCGCTCGTCTCGCCTTTTCGCGAAGACCGCGCAGCCGTGAAGGACATCATCGGCGAAGCGCGCTTTGTCGAGGTCTACGTCAATACGCCGCTCACCGTGTGCGAATCGCGCGATCCGAAGGGGCTTTACCTCAAGGCGCGGCGCGGCGACATCGAAGGCTTTACTGGCGTGTCGTCGCCGTATGAGCCGCCGCTCGCGCCGGCACTCACCGTCGATACGGCGTCGATGCCGCGCGGCGGCGCCGCCGCGCATCTGTATGCCTATCTGACCGAACGCTCGCAAGGACGGGACCATGACGGCGGCCGCTGA
- a CDS encoding sulfite exporter TauE/SafE family protein has translation MTLLLSWLHEQLALAGMCGLSIGFTLGLVGGGAGMLAVPLLLYVVKVGDVHVAIGTTAVSIALTAIVNLVRYARAGLVHWRFGATFAATGVTGAFVGSMWSLHVDAAAVMLLLAALVAMVGVTMFSRRQPAADAVELAAAPVRGLATAGAGVAVGGLSGFFGVSGGFLSVPALHLIARIPMLQAVASSLVSVVAFSTTTGLNYARAGKVSVPLALALVAGGLLGSAAGMRAAKSLSGRGPALRRLFALMLIAISAYIAYRSTVRT, from the coding sequence ATGACCCTACTCTTGTCCTGGCTGCACGAGCAGCTTGCGTTGGCAGGCATGTGCGGCCTCTCGATCGGATTCACGCTCGGGCTCGTCGGCGGTGGTGCCGGTATGCTGGCCGTGCCGCTGCTGCTTTACGTCGTCAAAGTGGGCGACGTGCATGTCGCGATCGGCACGACGGCCGTGTCGATCGCGCTGACGGCAATCGTCAATCTCGTGCGCTATGCGCGTGCCGGGCTCGTCCATTGGCGCTTCGGGGCGACCTTTGCAGCCACCGGTGTCACCGGTGCGTTCGTCGGATCGATGTGGTCGCTGCACGTCGACGCCGCCGCCGTCATGTTGCTGCTCGCGGCGCTCGTGGCGATGGTCGGCGTGACGATGTTCTCGCGCAGGCAACCGGCTGCCGATGCGGTCGAGCTCGCGGCGGCGCCGGTGCGCGGGCTTGCGACGGCAGGCGCCGGCGTGGCGGTGGGCGGTTTGTCCGGCTTTTTCGGTGTGAGCGGCGGATTCCTGTCGGTACCCGCGCTGCATCTGATTGCGCGCATTCCGATGCTGCAGGCGGTGGCGTCGTCGCTCGTTTCGGTCGTGGCGTTCAGCACGACCACTGGCCTGAACTATGCGCGAGCCGGAAAAGTGAGCGTGCCGCTCGCGCTGGCGCTCGTTGCCGGCGGCCTTCTCGGCAGTGCCGCGGGGATGCGTGCCGCGAAGTCGCTCTCCGGCCGGGGGCCGGCCCTGCGACGGCTCTTCGCGCTCATGTTGATCGCGATCTCGGCGTATATCGCCTACCGTAGTACCGTGCGGACCTGA
- a CDS encoding sulfotransferase family protein, giving the protein MNTSVPSEGKASRPRPVLMIPLRRCGSHALRLRLNFNPQFYSPYPLHIVDFMPIVPLYGDLEDDHAYFRLVADIVGLQAVSMVKWPGVVFDPVEIFEAIRHEPRSVHRIVWELLLRTGEARGARVVMDKSLDSVHYADELMRLFPDMRFLNVVRDPRAQIASMNKAIIHDFDTLLNARTWVEAQRAADALMAKHAERVMTIRYEDFLSDQEATLRKVCAFFEIDYLPQMLDVSRSEEARQISQMSALWSSNCFAPIPANIDKYKRQLSGDEIATIETLAAPYMHRYGYELATAADAPVDAAAYEAARRRSDDGKAEAWHALERSNFRDFVLRRQRAEYLASVRARMEQVAAARGPADARVQRLDELAEPFEVTD; this is encoded by the coding sequence ATGAACACGAGCGTACCTTCCGAGGGCAAGGCCAGCCGGCCAAGACCCGTACTGATGATTCCGCTGCGCCGCTGCGGCTCCCACGCGCTGCGGCTGAGGCTCAATTTCAACCCGCAGTTTTATTCGCCGTACCCGCTACATATCGTCGACTTCATGCCGATCGTGCCGCTCTACGGCGATCTCGAGGACGATCACGCCTATTTCCGGCTCGTTGCCGACATCGTCGGCCTGCAGGCGGTCAGCATGGTGAAATGGCCCGGCGTGGTGTTCGATCCCGTCGAGATCTTCGAGGCGATCCGCCACGAGCCGCGCAGCGTGCATCGCATCGTTTGGGAGTTGCTGCTGCGCACCGGCGAAGCGCGCGGCGCGCGCGTCGTCATGGACAAGTCGCTCGACAGCGTGCATTACGCCGACGAACTGATGCGTCTCTTTCCGGACATGCGCTTTCTGAATGTCGTGCGCGACCCGCGTGCGCAGATCGCTTCGATGAACAAGGCCATCATTCACGACTTCGATACGCTGCTCAACGCGCGCACATGGGTGGAGGCGCAGCGCGCGGCCGACGCCCTGATGGCAAAGCACGCCGAGCGCGTGATGACGATCCGCTACGAGGATTTTCTGTCGGACCAGGAGGCGACGCTGCGCAAGGTCTGCGCGTTCTTCGAGATCGACTATCTGCCGCAGATGCTCGACGTCTCCCGTTCGGAGGAGGCGCGCCAGATTTCGCAGATGTCGGCGCTGTGGTCGTCGAATTGCTTCGCGCCCATTCCCGCCAACATCGACAAGTACAAGCGGCAGCTGTCGGGCGACGAGATCGCGACGATCGAGACGCTGGCGGCACCATACATGCACCGCTACGGCTACGAGCTGGCGACGGCGGCCGATGCGCCCGTCGACGCGGCAGCCTACGAGGCGGCGCGCCGCCGCTCGGACGACGGCAAAGCCGAAGCCTGGCATGCGCTGGAGCGCAGCAATTTCCGCGACTTCGTGCTGCGCCGGCAGCGAGCCGAGTATCTCGCGAGCGTACGCGCACGCATGGAGCAGGTTGCCGCCGCACGTGGCCCGGCCGATGCGCGCGTACAGCGGCTCGACGAACTGGCCGAGCCGTTCGAGGTCACCGACTAA
- a CDS encoding glycine zipper 2TM domain-containing protein, translating into MLLAGCTLGGAAVGGYAGNKLTHGSTAGTVGGAVAGGIVGYELGK; encoded by the coding sequence ATGTTGCTTGCCGGCTGCACGCTAGGCGGTGCCGCGGTAGGCGGGTATGCGGGCAACAAGCTCACTCACGGCAGTACGGCGGGCACGGTGGGCGGTGCGGTTGCCGGCGGCATCGTGGGCTACGAACTGGGCAAATAA
- a CDS encoding porin, which translates to MNKKILVAAVLSSIGAVAHAQSSVTLYGLIDAGVSYVNHSKNAAGGSDKLVKYDDGIASGSRWGLRGTEDLGGGLKALFVLENGFNSGNGTLGQGSREFGRQAFVGLSKDGIGSLTMGRQYSFSTDFLGPYSTGGQTVAGNYAYHINDLDQLTSSRIDNSVKFTSANFSGVTFGAMYGFSNQAGAFAGSLGNSSRAYSFGANYAAGPFGVGAAYTDIRFPASGGFSTSAANVSVANVKELRTFGLGGRYAFGPATLWALYTNTRLTPVTGSATRFDAYEAGGKYAFTPALTAGLGYTYMHLADAFKGHWNQVDASVDYALSKRTDVYVLGIYQIASGKNGATPVQAQIGSSASYFSTSGTGADNQLAFRVGIRHKF; encoded by the coding sequence ATGAATAAGAAAATTCTGGTGGCTGCCGTTCTGAGCAGCATCGGGGCAGTTGCACACGCGCAAAGCAGCGTCACGCTCTACGGGCTCATCGACGCCGGTGTCAGCTACGTGAACCACAGCAAGAACGCCGCGGGCGGTTCGGACAAGCTGGTCAAGTACGACGACGGCATCGCATCGGGCAGCCGCTGGGGCCTGCGCGGCACGGAAGACCTCGGTGGCGGCCTCAAGGCGCTCTTCGTGCTCGAAAACGGCTTCAACAGCGGCAACGGCACGCTCGGCCAAGGCTCGCGCGAATTCGGCCGTCAAGCGTTCGTCGGTCTTTCGAAAGACGGTATCGGCTCGCTGACGATGGGCCGTCAATACTCGTTCTCGACCGACTTCCTCGGCCCCTACTCGACGGGCGGTCAGACGGTGGCCGGCAATTACGCCTACCACATCAATGACCTCGATCAACTGACGTCGAGCCGTATCGACAATTCGGTCAAGTTCACGAGCGCGAACTTCTCCGGCGTGACCTTCGGCGCGATGTACGGCTTCTCGAACCAGGCAGGCGCGTTCGCCGGCTCGCTCGGCAACTCGTCGCGCGCCTACAGCTTCGGCGCCAACTACGCGGCCGGCCCGTTCGGCGTCGGTGCCGCTTACACGGATATCCGCTTCCCGGCGTCCGGCGGCTTCTCGACGAGCGCGGCGAACGTATCGGTCGCGAACGTCAAGGAACTGCGCACGTTCGGCCTGGGTGGCCGTTATGCGTTCGGTCCGGCCACGCTCTGGGCGCTCTACACGAACACGCGCTTGACCCCGGTCACGGGTTCGGCCACGCGTTTCGACGCCTATGAGGCGGGCGGCAAGTACGCCTTCACGCCGGCGCTCACGGCGGGCCTCGGCTACACGTACATGCATCTCGCCGATGCGTTCAAGGGCCACTGGAACCAGGTGGATGCCAGCGTCGACTATGCGCTCAGCAAGCGCACCGACGTCTATGTGCTCGGCATCTATCAGATCGCTTCGGGCAAGAACGGTGCAACGCCGGTGCAGGCGCAGATCGGTTCGAGCGCGAGCTACTTCAGCACGTCCGGTACCGGCGCCGATAATCAGCTCGCATTCCGCGTAGGCATCCGCCACAAGTTCTGA